A stretch of DNA from Limanda limanda chromosome 16, fLimLim1.1, whole genome shotgun sequence:
ATTTATTACCAGTGATATATTGCATGAATCCTCGACTTTGTCTATTTGCATCCTCAGAATATATCATCTGTTAATCTTACTATGTCTATTTCTGTTTTGTGAGTTGGGGAATAGCCGAGCTGACCTGTTGACCCACTCCGGAAAGAGAATGAGCATTAAACTTATTTGTCGTAAATAATGGGGGCTTTATTTCTTGCAAACTGaaaagaaacaggagaggagTCAAAGGAGAAGTTAACATGCTATTTTCTTTGTTAAGCAGGCCTGTGGGTGATAATTATAACTAAGGAGTTTAGCTTTTGTGCAATAGCTGCTTAAGATGTAAAAGTGCACAGATGTTCTTGCAATTACAGGGTCTGTCTGCTCAGTCCTCCCTCTGCTTTACTGCCAGATCAGGTGGAGACATTTGTGTTAAGAGCcactcacccccacccccaacccccagcccaaacccacacacacacacacacacacacacacacacacacacacacacacacacacacacacacacacacacagacacacacacacacacacacacacacacacacacacacacacacacacacacacacacacacacacacacacacacacacacacacacacacacacacacaggaacacacctCATCCCCCTCCCCGGCCCCTgaggggaggaggagctggTTTTAGGTGAAGACACAAACCACACTGTCATTATGAGAAGCACTGCAAtcgttttttattctttaaataaaaaaacaaggtaGAAAAACACAGCATGCACTTTCTATATTTTACAAAACTTCCAGTGTGAGTGACAGCAATAAATAATAGCTTTCAGATAATCACACAAGGTAAGTGCGAACACACAAATGCTACAAACTATGTACAGGTTTTTTCAAAAGCAGCTACCaatccctgaagaagaagaagaagaagaaatgggcATCGTATGCCTGGTACAGCGACACTGGTTGTAAGGTGATAACTGGGAAAATGGACCAGGATTTTTAAGCTGAATGAGTTGAATTGAGGCATTGTCTTAAGATACATTCTGCTCTAAGGAGCATAAAACTTACATTACAATAGAAAACCCTCACAAGACACAAAATGGCAGgacacaaagcaaacaaatccaactgtataaaaacaaaatctatttTTACATCTGTACAAAATGTAGTAAGTTCTTTGAAATTAAAGCTTAATTATTTTCTCTCCTGAGAAAATTAAGTCACATTCTCCAATCCTGAGGGTTTGTTAACTTGACAAAACACTTGAAGACTCAGACTCGGTCGACACAGATGAAATCGGACCTCGCTTTTTAGTCATAAGAGTCGTTTTCTGACTGGATCTGCTGCTCTGGGTCAGAGCGCTCCTGGCGGATTTCTTAAACTTTACTCCCAGGAAGGCGTAGAGGATGGGGTTCAGGCAGCAGTGGAAATAGGCCAGCGCCTCCGTGATAGAAATCCACATCTCCACCGCTTGTTGCAGCCCACAGGAGGGGTTGATCACGTTCAGTGTGATGAGAGCGTCCAAGAAGATACCAATGCAGTACGGGAGccagcaggagaagaaacacACGATGAGGATGATCGTGGTCTTGAGCGCCTTCCTTTTCAGCACCTGGGCCTTGGCACCTTGCGACAGCTTGGCGATGATGATGCAGTAGCAGATGAGGATGACCAGGCCGGGCAGTAGGAAGCTCACCAGGATCTGCTCGAAGCGGAATGCGGCGGCCCATATATTGTTGTTTACCTGTGGGTAGATACGCTGGCAGATAGTCCTGGATTCTCCGGTCTCcatgctctcatctgtgaagtGGTAGTTTGAAGACCCTGTGTCCTGCAGCCGGGCAAACCACATGTCGGGCACAGTCAGGAGGGCAGCAGGAAGCCACACTCCCAAGTAGATGGCTCTGTTGGCCAGCAGCTTCCTCATGGCTTGGCTGTTAGTGGCCCGCACCACTGCCAGGTATCTGTCAAAGCTGATGAAGGCCAGGATGAGCACGCTGCTGTACAGGTTGACTGTGTAGATCatgtgcacaaaaacacacatgaaactTCCAAAGTACCAGGTTTTGGCTGCGTCCACGGCCCAGAAGGGCAGCGTGAGCACGAAGAGGAGGTCGGCCACAGAGAGATGGAGCCGGTACTTGTCCGTCATGTTTTTGA
This window harbors:
- the cxcr4b gene encoding C-X-C chemokine receptor type 4b, translating into MAIMQYDFAYVYENGTDNISEESGDYDLGLEEPCGSPLSSNFNLIFLPTVYGIIFILGVIGNGLVVVVMGYQKKVKNMTDKYRLHLSVADLLFVLTLPFWAVDAAKTWYFGSFMCVFVHMIYTVNLYSSVLILAFISFDRYLAVVRATNSQAMRKLLANRAIYLGVWLPAALLTVPDMWFARLQDTGSSNYHFTDESMETGESRTICQRIYPQVNNNIWAAAFRFEQILVSFLLPGLVILICYCIIIAKLSQGAKAQVLKRKALKTTIILIVCFFSCWLPYCIGIFLDALITLNVINPSCGLQQAVEMWISITEALAYFHCCLNPILYAFLGVKFKKSARSALTQSSRSSQKTTLMTKKRGPISSVSTESESSSVLSS